One window of the Anolis sagrei isolate rAnoSag1 chromosome 5, rAnoSag1.mat, whole genome shotgun sequence genome contains the following:
- the ADRA2C gene encoding alpha-2C adrenergic receptor has translation MEAPFLLYLEAGSRNGSSSGGGMGAPSRNGSSAWAPLPGYSPPAVACLAALVGFLIAFTIAGNVLVAVAVLSGGGGGALRAPQHLFLVSLAGADVLVAALVMPFSLANELLGAWPFGRAWCRLYLALDVLLCTASIGHLCAISLDRYWSVTRAVEYGRQRSPRRVKAAVLLVWLLSAAISSPPLLLGEAEAEGEDAQCRLNDQTWYILSSCAGSFFAPCLVMLLVYVRIYRVAKTRSGKQRAGEDALSDVEPEDSSGGGEGKDARGLGSRSSRRRRQSGYFFSTRRRRRRPASDGLKQAREKRLTFVLGVVVGAFVLCWFPFFFCYSLYGICRQACPVPEPLFKFFFWIGYCNSSLNPVIYTVFNQDFRRSFKRILFGRSRRRRRRTLKDRLFSLH, from the coding sequence ATGGAGGCGCCCTTTCTGCTGTACTTGGAGGCCGGCTCCCGCAATGGCAGCAGCAGCGGCGGAGGCATGGGCGCGCCGTCCCGCAACGGGAGCTCCGCCTGGGCGCCGCTGCCGGGCTACTCTCCTCCGGCCGTGGCCTGCCTGGCCGCCTTGGTGGGCTTCCTGATCGCCTTCACCATCGCGGGCAACGTGCTGGTGGCGGTGGCGGTGCTGAGCGGCGGGGGCGGGGGCGCGCTCCGTGCCCCGCAGCACCTCTTCCTGGTCTCGCTGGCGGGCGCGGACGTGCTGGTGGCGGCGCTGGTGATGCCCTTCTCGCTGGCCAACGAGCTGCTGGGCGCCTGGCCTTTCGGGCGGGCCTGGTGCCGGCTCTACCTGGCGCTGGACGTGCTGCTCTGCACGGCCTCCATCGGGCACCTCTGCGCCATCAGCCTGGACCGGTACTGGTCGGTGACGCGCGCCGTGGAGTACGGCAGGCAGAGGAGCCCCCGCCGCGTCAAGGCCGCCGTGCTCCTCGTCTGGCTCCTCTCCGCCGCCATCTCCTCCCCGCCGCTGCTCCTCGGGGAAGCCGAGGCCGAGGGGGAGGACGCCCAGTGCCGCCTCAACGACCAGACCTGGTACATCCTCTCCTCCTGCGCGGGATCCTTCTTCGCCCCCTGCCTCGTCATGCTCCTCGTCTACGTCCGCATCTACCGCGTGGCCAAGACCCGCTCCGGGAAGCAGCGGGCCGGCGAGGACGCCTTGAGCGACGTGGAGCCGGAGGACAGcagcggaggaggagaaggcaaggaTGCCCGCGGCCTGGGGTCCCGATCCAGCCGGCGGCGCCGCCAATCCGGGTACTTCTTCTCCacgcgccgccgccgccgccgcccggcCTCGGACGGGCTGAAGCAGGCGCGCGAGAAGCGTTTGACCTTCGTGCTGGGCGTGGTGGTGGGCGCCTTCGTGCTCTGCTggttccccttcttcttctgctACAGCCTCTACGGGATCTGCCGCCAGGCCTGCCCCGTCCCCGAGCCCCTCTTCAAGTTCTTCTTCTGGATCGGCTACTGCAACAGCTCCCTCAACCCGGTCATCTACACCGTCTTCAACCAGGACTTCCGCCGCTCCTTCAAGCGCATCCTCTTCGGGAggagccggaggaggaggaggaggacgctcAAGGACCGGCTCTTCTCCCT